Proteins encoded by one window of Streptacidiphilus sp. PB12-B1b:
- a CDS encoding nuclear transport factor 2 family protein, whose protein sequence is MRGLRWAVPAMAWLAALGLGGAAALTRPAAAPDRAVIDPAATAGVDAQVDAALTRILSYSPQSATATALAARRLLSGAASTQYQALFAGIQGQIGSQRLTVTTRVVHSGVVSLTGDQAQLLVFVDQTAQRQGAQPSTVAGQLSVTARLVDGHWRISDMTQR, encoded by the coding sequence GTGAGGGGGCTGCGCTGGGCCGTCCCGGCCATGGCCTGGCTGGCCGCGCTCGGCCTCGGCGGCGCCGCCGCGCTCACCCGGCCCGCCGCCGCCCCCGACCGCGCGGTGATCGACCCGGCGGCCACCGCCGGGGTCGACGCCCAGGTGGACGCCGCGCTGACGCGCATCCTGTCGTACTCGCCGCAGTCCGCGACGGCGACCGCGCTGGCCGCCCGGCGCCTGCTCAGCGGCGCCGCCTCGACCCAGTACCAGGCGCTGTTCGCCGGGATCCAGGGGCAGATCGGCAGCCAGCGGCTGACCGTGACCACCCGGGTGGTGCACAGCGGCGTGGTCAGCCTCACCGGGGACCAGGCGCAGCTGCTGGTCTTCGTGGACCAGACCGCCCAGCGGCAGGGCGCCCAGCCGTCCACCGTGGCCGGGCAGTTGTCCGTCACCGCCCGTCTGGTCGACGGGCATTGGCGCATCAGTGACATGACGCAGCGTTAG
- a CDS encoding MCE family protein, protein MNRPGRAACCWLVAGAVLGTGGCSGYTALQDLPLPGGAALGSHPYTVRADFTDVLSLVPQASVEVNDVPVGRVTRISLAPDSWTAVVTMEVNGDVQLPGDAYASLEQSSLLGEKYVSLSAPPSGQAATGRLGDGDTIPLARTNRSPEVEEVFGALSLLLNGGGVQQLKTISTELNQALSGNEPEVRDLLGRLDTLVGDLDAHRQDITAALDGLNRLSSTLAARNQQINTVLSDLSPGLDVLSQQRQQLVTMLQSLDTLSGVATDTVNASKADLVADLKGLAPTLQRLADAGQALPDSLQVLVTYPFTDQVLNGVKGDYLNTYLELAAPPDTRIIPALSAADSVFPPPATSDTARSGKAGQAGLLPFPLPSATATRGGTP, encoded by the coding sequence GTGAACCGGCCAGGACGCGCCGCCTGCTGCTGGCTGGTGGCGGGCGCGGTGCTCGGCACCGGCGGCTGCTCCGGCTACACCGCGCTGCAGGACCTGCCGCTGCCCGGCGGGGCCGCCCTGGGCAGCCACCCGTACACCGTCCGGGCGGACTTCACCGACGTGCTCAGCCTGGTCCCGCAGGCATCGGTCGAGGTCAACGACGTCCCCGTGGGCCGGGTCACGCGGATCTCGCTGGCCCCGGACAGCTGGACCGCCGTGGTCACCATGGAGGTCAACGGCGACGTACAGCTGCCCGGCGACGCCTACGCCTCGCTGGAGCAGTCCAGCCTGCTCGGCGAGAAGTACGTGTCGCTGTCCGCGCCGCCGAGCGGGCAGGCCGCCACCGGGCGGCTGGGCGACGGCGACACCATCCCGCTGGCCCGGACCAACCGCTCGCCCGAGGTCGAGGAGGTGTTCGGCGCCCTGTCGCTGCTGCTCAACGGCGGCGGCGTACAGCAGTTGAAGACCATCAGCACCGAACTCAACCAGGCGCTCTCCGGCAACGAACCCGAGGTCCGCGATCTGCTCGGCCGCCTGGACACGCTGGTCGGCGACCTGGACGCGCACCGGCAGGACATCACCGCCGCCCTCGACGGCCTGAACCGGCTGTCGTCCACACTGGCCGCCCGCAACCAGCAGATCAACACCGTGCTCAGCGACCTCAGCCCGGGCCTGGACGTGCTCTCCCAGCAGCGGCAGCAACTGGTCACCATGCTCCAGTCGCTGGACACCCTCTCCGGGGTGGCCACCGACACCGTCAACGCCAGCAAGGCCGACCTGGTGGCCGACCTGAAGGGGCTGGCGCCGACCCTGCAACGGCTCGCCGACGCCGGACAGGCGCTGCCGGACTCGCTGCAGGTGCTGGTGACCTACCCGTTCACCGACCAGGTGCTGAACGGCGTCAAGGGCGACTACCTCAACACCTACCTGGAGCTGGCCGCCCCGCCGGACACCCGGATCATCCCGGCGCTGTCGGCGGCCGACAGCGTCTTCCCGCCACCGGCCACCAGCGACACCGCCCGCAGCGGCAAGGCCGGGCAGGCGGGCCTGCTGCCCTTCCCGCTGCCGTCGGCGACCGCCACCCGAGGAGGCACCCCGTGA
- a CDS encoding MCE family protein — MKRRSIVGPAVKSLVFVAVTSLATTALAFAVSDTSVGSTAGYNAQFSDVTGLTPGDSVRIAGVQVGQVDSIRVEDRRYALVHFSVQRGRALPASVTASVKYLNLVGERYLELDQGVGPVGKSLKPGGTIALQSTSPALDLTQLFNGFQPLFQGLDPDQTNQLAQEIVQVLQGEGGTVDGLVQDVGTLTNTLAAKDQVIGAVIDNLTSVLDDVNAHQQGFTQLVSTLQTLVSGFSADRQPIGDAVTALAGLTTSTAGLLQQGRQPLKDSIAQLGRLSDNLAAGTPELEDFLQKTPAKLAAVGRTASYGSWLNLYLCQATVSGVSTSDGSAPPTGIAITEPRCRS; from the coding sequence AGCGCCGCAGCATCGTCGGCCCGGCGGTCAAGTCGCTGGTGTTCGTGGCGGTCACCTCGCTGGCGACGACCGCCCTGGCCTTCGCCGTCTCCGACACCTCGGTGGGCTCCACCGCCGGCTACAACGCGCAGTTCAGCGATGTCACCGGGCTGACCCCGGGCGACAGCGTGCGCATCGCCGGGGTGCAGGTGGGCCAGGTGGACAGCATCCGGGTGGAGGACCGCCGCTACGCCCTGGTCCACTTCTCGGTGCAGCGCGGCCGGGCGCTTCCCGCCTCGGTGACCGCCTCGGTCAAGTACCTGAACCTGGTCGGCGAACGCTACCTGGAGCTGGACCAGGGCGTCGGCCCGGTCGGGAAGTCGCTGAAGCCGGGCGGCACCATCGCCCTGCAGAGCACCTCCCCCGCGCTGGACCTGACCCAGCTGTTCAACGGCTTCCAGCCGCTGTTCCAGGGGCTGGACCCGGACCAGACCAACCAGCTCGCCCAGGAGATCGTGCAGGTGCTCCAGGGCGAGGGCGGCACCGTGGACGGGCTGGTCCAGGACGTCGGCACGCTCACCAACACCCTGGCCGCCAAGGACCAGGTGATCGGCGCGGTCATCGACAACCTGACGTCGGTGCTGGACGACGTCAACGCCCACCAGCAGGGCTTCACCCAGCTGGTCTCCACCCTGCAGACCCTGGTCAGCGGCTTCTCCGCGGACCGGCAGCCGATCGGCGACGCGGTCACCGCCCTCGCCGGGCTCACCACCAGCACCGCCGGGCTGCTACAGCAGGGGCGCCAGCCGCTGAAGGACTCCATCGCCCAGCTGGGCCGGCTGTCGGACAACCTGGCCGCGGGCACCCCCGAGCTGGAGGACTTCCTGCAGAAGACCCCGGCCAAGCTGGCCGCCGTCGGCCGGACCGCCTCCTACGGCTCCTGGCTGAACCTGTACCTGTGCCAGGCCACCGTCAGCGGCGTCTCCACCTCGGACGGCAGCGCGCCGCCCACCGGGATCGCCATCACCGAGCCGAGGTGCCGCTCATGA
- a CDS encoding MCE family protein: MRPPLFKPLRQRNPVWVGLVGVVVCALAALTAYDADALPLVGSGGTHYSAYFSESAGLDPGDEVSVAGVKVGTVDSVALDGAQVKVGFRVQGAWVGDASTVSIGIRTLLGAKYLAVDPLGDSAQNPSLTIPRTRTTSPFDVTQALDGLGQTLGSVNSKQLAQSFQAIADTFKDTPPSVRSAVDGLSALSQTISSRDAALAKLLSASATLTGTVADQNSRLASLIDDGNQLLAEVQSRRDAIHALLTGTTQLGAQLTGLVQDDDRQLAPTLSALSRVVSVLQANQTDLDQVLALAGPYYAQLGDALGSGRWFDVYLCGLIPAGYLPSDKPPSDGCASPTTGGTGK; this comes from the coding sequence ATGAGACCGCCCCTGTTCAAGCCGCTGCGGCAGCGCAACCCGGTCTGGGTGGGCCTGGTCGGCGTGGTGGTGTGTGCGCTGGCGGCACTGACGGCGTACGACGCGGACGCGCTGCCGCTGGTCGGCAGCGGCGGCACGCACTACAGCGCGTACTTCAGCGAGTCGGCCGGCCTGGACCCGGGCGACGAGGTCAGCGTCGCCGGGGTCAAGGTCGGCACGGTGGACTCGGTGGCGCTGGACGGCGCGCAGGTCAAGGTCGGCTTCCGGGTCCAGGGCGCGTGGGTGGGCGACGCCAGCACGGTGTCCATCGGCATCCGCACCCTGCTCGGCGCCAAGTACCTGGCGGTGGACCCGCTCGGCGACAGCGCGCAGAACCCGTCCCTGACCATCCCGCGCACCCGCACCACCTCCCCGTTCGACGTCACGCAGGCCCTGGACGGCCTGGGCCAGACCCTGGGCTCGGTGAACAGCAAGCAGCTGGCGCAGAGCTTCCAGGCCATCGCCGACACCTTCAAGGACACCCCGCCGTCGGTGCGCTCGGCGGTCGACGGCCTGTCCGCGCTGTCGCAGACCATCTCCAGCCGGGACGCAGCCCTGGCCAAGCTGCTCTCCGCCAGCGCCACCCTGACCGGCACCGTCGCCGACCAGAACAGCAGGCTCGCCTCGCTGATCGACGACGGCAACCAGCTGCTGGCCGAGGTGCAGAGCCGGCGCGACGCCATCCACGCGCTGCTCACCGGCACCACCCAGCTGGGCGCCCAGCTGACCGGCCTGGTCCAGGACGACGACCGGCAGCTGGCGCCGACCCTGAGCGCGCTGTCCCGGGTGGTCTCGGTGCTCCAGGCCAACCAGACCGACCTGGACCAGGTGCTGGCGCTGGCCGGTCCCTACTACGCGCAGCTGGGCGACGCCCTCGGCAGCGGCCGCTGGTTCGACGTCTACCTGTGCGGGCTGATCCCCGCCGGCTACCTGCCCTCCGACAAGCCGCCGTCCGACGGCTGCGCGTCCCCGACCACCGGAGGTACCGGCAAGTGA
- a CDS encoding HAD family acid phosphatase gives MLGRTVRNHSQKLVTLGVGVVVGALVAGGGFAVADTTAPRTDKQITNMTTEVAQIEAYYGDTVDANGEHWPSPSSNYAIQVHGIEAQAEKYLGDRARHDHGARKAIVLDVDDTSLSTYNYELETTFVYSPASNAAYIASKTMPAVFGMNNLAQWAQQQGYTVFYITGRPEAQRGYTEANLAAVGFPAASDTDLFMKNTANPPSYLPCGATCTTDQYKADTRAHIESLGYDIVGNFGDQYSDLSGGSADRDFKIPNPMYFLP, from the coding sequence ATGCTCGGACGCACCGTCAGGAACCATTCGCAGAAGCTCGTCACGCTCGGCGTCGGCGTGGTCGTGGGCGCCCTGGTGGCGGGCGGAGGCTTCGCCGTGGCCGACACCACCGCCCCGCGCACCGACAAGCAGATCACCAACATGACCACCGAGGTCGCGCAGATCGAGGCGTACTACGGCGACACCGTGGACGCCAACGGCGAGCACTGGCCGTCGCCGAGCAGCAACTACGCCATCCAGGTGCACGGCATAGAGGCGCAGGCCGAGAAGTACCTGGGCGACCGGGCCCGGCACGACCACGGGGCCCGGAAGGCCATCGTGCTCGACGTGGACGACACCTCGCTGTCCACCTACAACTACGAGCTGGAGACGACCTTCGTCTACAGCCCGGCCAGCAACGCCGCGTACATCGCCAGCAAGACCATGCCCGCCGTGTTCGGCATGAACAACCTGGCGCAGTGGGCGCAGCAGCAGGGCTACACGGTCTTCTACATCACCGGCCGCCCGGAGGCGCAGCGCGGCTACACGGAGGCCAATCTGGCCGCTGTCGGCTTCCCTGCGGCGAGCGACACCGACCTGTTCATGAAGAACACGGCCAACCCGCCCTCGTACCTGCCCTGCGGCGCGACCTGCACCACCGACCAGTACAAGGCCGACACCCGCGCCCACATCGAGAGCCTGGGCTACGACATCGTCGGCAACTTCGGCGACCAGTACAGCGACCTCTCCGGCGGCAGCGCCGACCGGGACTTCAAGATCCCGAACCCGATGTACTTCCTGCCCTGA
- a CDS encoding MCE family protein yields MRLRRAVLVKNVTFLALSAVVLGYLGADYADVGGAFGMPGYYVVRVDLAQTGGLFPNADVTYRGVSVGRVGAIRLTDDGVQAELHIDDSQHRIPRRLRAQVADLSVAGEEYLDLQPGTDRAPYLVGGDTIPQADTTTPAPVTTMLESVNQLTGSVPLQSLRTVVDQLGDAFTGQAQNLQALLDSSSQFTAAADRALPATTTLLVDGQAVLQTQADEGDAIRSFATSADQLAAQLDDSDTDLRRLIAAAPQAATQLDQLLQDVGPNLGVVLANLLTTADVAVDRQAGVQELLVSLPAVAAAGATAINGSGAHMSMAVTFFDPLPCTAGYGGTTHHSGTDTTAGAWNSAAGCTAPPSTGRDVRGSGNAPGGEGK; encoded by the coding sequence GTGAGGCTCAGGCGCGCCGTCCTGGTCAAGAACGTCACCTTCCTGGCCCTGTCCGCCGTGGTCCTGGGCTACCTGGGCGCGGACTACGCCGACGTCGGGGGCGCCTTCGGGATGCCCGGCTACTACGTCGTCCGGGTGGACCTGGCGCAGACCGGCGGCCTGTTCCCCAACGCCGACGTCACCTACCGGGGCGTCTCCGTCGGCCGGGTCGGCGCGATCCGGCTCACCGACGACGGGGTCCAGGCCGAGCTGCACATCGACGACTCCCAGCACCGCATCCCGCGCCGGCTGCGGGCCCAGGTCGCGGACCTGTCGGTGGCCGGGGAGGAGTACCTGGACCTGCAGCCAGGCACCGACCGGGCCCCCTACCTGGTCGGCGGCGACACCATCCCGCAGGCCGACACCACCACCCCGGCGCCGGTCACCACCATGCTCGAAAGCGTCAACCAGCTCACCGGGTCGGTGCCGCTGCAGTCCCTGCGCACCGTGGTGGACCAGCTCGGCGACGCCTTCACCGGGCAGGCGCAGAACCTGCAGGCGCTGCTCGACAGCAGCAGCCAGTTCACCGCCGCCGCCGACCGGGCGCTCCCGGCCACCACCACCCTGCTCGTGGACGGCCAGGCCGTGCTGCAGACCCAGGCCGACGAGGGCGACGCCATCCGCTCGTTCGCCACCAGCGCCGACCAGTTGGCCGCGCAGCTGGACGACTCGGACACCGACCTGCGCCGACTGATCGCCGCCGCGCCGCAGGCCGCCACCCAGCTCGACCAACTGCTCCAGGACGTCGGCCCCAACCTGGGCGTGGTGCTGGCCAATCTGCTCACCACCGCCGACGTGGCCGTGGACCGGCAGGCCGGGGTGCAGGAGTTGCTGGTCAGCCTGCCGGCGGTGGCGGCGGCCGGAGCCACCGCGATCAACGGCAGCGGCGCCCACATGAGCATGGCCGTCACCTTCTTCGACCCGCTGCCCTGCACCGCCGGATACGGCGGCACCACCCACCACAGCGGCACCGACACCACCGCCGGGGCCTGGAACAGCGCCGCAGGTTGCACCGCCCCGCCCAGCACCGGCCGGGACGTCCGCGGCTCCGGCAACGCACCTGGCGGAGAAGGCAAATGA
- a CDS encoding MCE family protein: MTSVLDRLSLLRGSTRAAIAAGTALVVVVGGGTAAGLVPLGGGGGIRITAYFSRTIGVYPGSDLRILGVKEGTVESVSPDGTQVRVVLAVDSGVRVPADASAVVVAPTLVADRYVQLTPAYTGGPQLHDHGTIPLARTGSPVEIDQLYQSITQLADALGPNGANTDGALSQLLDTGAANLDGNGAAIGNSISQLGSAAQTLNGNSSELFATLTSLQSFTSMLKQNNSQVQSATGELSTVSGFLAQDRSDLGSALAQLATALGQVQGFIQDNRSRLQGIVDQLVPITQAMAKQRASLAELLTAAPLAADNLLNAYDPAQKSIDGRADLNELSLPMPFPATGGTR, encoded by the coding sequence GTGACATCCGTACTGGACAGGCTGTCCCTGCTCCGGGGCTCCACCCGGGCCGCGATCGCGGCCGGCACCGCGCTGGTGGTCGTGGTCGGCGGCGGCACGGCGGCCGGGCTGGTCCCCCTCGGCGGCGGCGGAGGCATCCGGATCACCGCCTACTTCAGCCGCACCATCGGCGTCTACCCCGGCTCCGACCTGCGCATCCTCGGCGTCAAGGAGGGCACGGTGGAGTCGGTCTCCCCGGACGGCACGCAGGTCCGGGTGGTGCTGGCGGTGGACTCCGGCGTACGGGTGCCGGCCGACGCCTCCGCCGTCGTGGTCGCGCCCACCCTGGTGGCCGACCGCTACGTCCAGCTCACCCCGGCCTACACCGGCGGCCCGCAGCTGCACGACCACGGGACGATCCCGCTCGCCCGCACCGGCAGCCCGGTGGAGATCGACCAGCTCTACCAGAGCATCACCCAACTCGCCGACGCGCTCGGGCCGAACGGCGCCAACACCGACGGCGCGCTGTCGCAGCTGCTGGACACCGGCGCCGCCAACCTCGACGGCAACGGCGCCGCCATCGGCAACAGCATCAGCCAACTCGGCTCCGCAGCGCAGACGTTGAACGGCAACAGCAGCGAACTCTTCGCCACCCTCACCTCCTTGCAGAGCTTCACCAGCATGCTGAAGCAGAACAACAGCCAGGTGCAGTCCGCGACCGGCGAACTGTCCACCGTCAGCGGCTTCCTGGCCCAGGACCGGAGCGACCTGGGCTCCGCCCTGGCACAACTGGCCACCGCCCTGGGCCAGGTGCAGGGCTTCATCCAGGACAACCGGAGCCGGCTCCAGGGCATCGTCGACCAACTGGTGCCGATCACCCAGGCCATGGCCAAGCAGCGGGCCTCGCTGGCCGAGCTGCTCACCGCCGCGCCACTGGCCGCCGACAACCTGCTCAACGCCTACGACCCGGCCCAGAAGAGCATCGACGGCCGCGCCGACCTCAACGAGCTCAGCCTGCCGATGCCCTTCCCGGCCACCGGCGGCACCCGGTGA